The genomic window CGGGCGTATCGGCCGCCGAGCGGGCAAAGACATGCGGGTGCCGGCGGATCATCTTGGTCGTGATGGCATTGACCACGTCGCCGAAGGAGAATTCGCCGGCCTCCTCGGCCATGCGCGCGTGAAAGACCACTTGCAGCAGCAGGTCGCCCAACTCATCGCAGAGATCGTCCATGTCGCCGCGCTCGATCGCGTCGGAGACCTCATAGGCCTCCTCGATCGTATAGGGCTTGATCGTCTCGAAATTCTGCTCGATGTCCCAGGGGCAGCCGGTCTCGGGATGGCGCAACGCCGCCATGATCTCGATCAGCCGCGAAATGTCTTTGGAAGGTTCCATGTTACCTCAGTTTAGCGGCCTCAATTGAGCGGAATGTCGTTGGCGCTTTTCGACGACTGGTAGGTGGCCGATAGCGCGTCGTAGCGCGCCTTGATGCGGGTGGTCTGCGCCTTCAGCGCGGTCTTCAACGGAACCTCTTCGGTCTCGACGAGATCGGCGATGGCGAAGCTGTTCCAGAAGGCGTTCTGCCTTCGGTAGCCGCCGGGTTCAAGCCCGAAGACCTCCTTCAGGATCTTCAGGTCATGCGGAATGGCGAAGGCATCGCGGGAATCCTCGTGGCTGAAGAAATAATAGAAATTGTCGAAGCCCGCCCAGGTGATCGCCGACATGCACATGCTGCAGGGTTCGTGCGTCGAAAGGAAGATCAGATCCTTGGTCGCGGGCTTCTCGCCCAACTCGTAGAAGCGCTTCAGCGTGTGCACTTCGCCGTGCCAGAGCGGGTTTTCCAATTCGTTGTTGGTTTCGGCGACGACGAGTGAAAGATCGGATTTCT from Rhizobium sp. Pop5 includes these protein-coding regions:
- a CDS encoding deaminase, which gives rise to MPDKTIASRLLSVLEDDILPLTERGVSLGNKVFGAAILKKSDLSLVVAETNNELENPLWHGEVHTLKRFYELGEKPATKDLIFLSTHEPCSMCMSAITWAGFDNFYYFFSHEDSRDAFAIPHDLKILKEVFGLEPGGYRRQNAFWNSFAIADLVETEEVPLKTALKAQTTRIKARYDALSATYQSSKSANDIPLN